From Cydia fagiglandana chromosome 24, ilCydFagi1.1, whole genome shotgun sequence, a single genomic window includes:
- the LOC134676463 gene encoding shematrin-like protein 2 isoform X1 has translation MWAGPPHVDGGAGGIHFVDGQPVHDGNFGGSNLVHGGIDVADGNFGGSNIVHDGINVADGNFGGSNLVDGGVNIVDGGYGGVNVVEGDYGGVNVVEGGYGGGPTMRAFSGEVEAEAEEPAEAEEEPEEAE, from the exons atgtggGCTGGACCTCCACATGTTGATGGCGGTGCCGGGGGGATTCACTTTGTTGACGGAcag CCAGTCCACGACGGCAATTTCGGTGGATCAAACTTAGTCCACGGAGGAATCGACGTGGCTGATGGCAATTTCGGTGGATCAAACATCGTACACGATGGAATAAATGTCGCAGATGGCAATTTTGGGGGATCAAATCTTGTTGATGGGGGGGTAAATATCGTAGACGGTGGTTATGGTGGGGTAAACGTGGTAGAAGGTGATTATGGTGGGGTAAATGTGGTTGAAGGTGGTTATGGAGGTGGCCCAACAATGAGGGCGTTTAGCggggaagtggaagcggaagcGGAGGAACCGGCGGAAGCGGAAGAGGAGCCAGAAGAAGCCGAATaa
- the LOC134676463 gene encoding uncharacterized protein LOC134676463 isoform X2, protein MWAGPPHVDGGAGGIHFVDGQPVHDGNFGGSNLVHGGIDVADGNFGGSNIVHDGINVADGNFGGSNLVDGGVNIVDGDYGGVNVVEGGYGGGPTMRAFSGEVEAEAEEPAEAEEEPEEAE, encoded by the exons atgtggGCTGGACCTCCACATGTTGATGGCGGTGCCGGGGGGATTCACTTTGTTGACGGAcag CCAGTCCACGACGGCAATTTCGGTGGATCAAACTTAGTCCACGGAGGAATCGACGTGGCTGATGGCAATTTCGGTGGATCAAACATCGTACACGATGGAATAAATGTCGCAGATGGCAATTTTGGGGGATCAAATCTTGTTGATGGGGGGGTAAATATCGTAGACG GTGATTATGGTGGGGTAAATGTGGTTGAAGGTGGTTATGGAGGTGGCCCAACAATGAGGGCGTTTAGCggggaagtggaagcggaagcGGAGGAACCGGCGGAAGCGGAAGAGGAGCCAGAAGAAGCCGAATaa